The following are encoded in a window of Telmatobacter sp. DSM 110680 genomic DNA:
- a CDS encoding DegT/DnrJ/EryC1/StrS family aminotransferase: MAQLTNQSVFLPFALPDIGEEEIDEVVDSLRSGWITTGPKTKRFEQSFAEFLGGDVQAIAVNSATAGLHLAVEALGIGPGDEVITTVHTFTATAEIIRYMGADPVFVDIDPNTYCIDPEKVRKAITAKTKAIIPVHYAGLAAPMDEILQLGADYGLAIVEDAAHAIPTTHRGRLIGSLPSDVTVFSFYATKPLATGEGGMVVTRNPDIAKRCRVMRLHGIDRDAFDRYTSKRPSWYYEVVAPGFKYNMTDLAAALGIQQLKKALRFQKSRERIAARYLEAFSELPLRLPPLPTNGDMHSWHLFPVQLDDSALVDRDEFIARMAEHAIGCSVHYRPLHLHPYWRDTYSLKPEQFPCATRICERLVSLPIYSRMTEEDQSRVIGSVREILS; this comes from the coding sequence TTGGCTCAATTGACGAATCAATCCGTTTTCTTACCCTTTGCGCTACCAGATATCGGAGAAGAGGAGATCGACGAGGTCGTTGACTCTCTGCGCTCAGGATGGATTACCACAGGCCCAAAGACAAAGCGCTTTGAGCAATCGTTTGCGGAATTTCTGGGGGGCGATGTCCAGGCAATCGCAGTCAATTCGGCAACGGCAGGCCTACACCTCGCGGTAGAAGCTCTGGGTATCGGTCCCGGAGACGAGGTCATCACGACGGTTCATACCTTTACAGCCACGGCGGAGATTATCCGTTATATGGGGGCCGATCCGGTATTTGTCGATATTGATCCAAACACCTACTGTATTGATCCGGAGAAAGTTCGCAAGGCAATTACCGCCAAGACCAAGGCGATCATTCCTGTGCACTACGCTGGCTTGGCTGCTCCGATGGATGAGATTCTGCAATTAGGCGCAGATTACGGGTTGGCCATCGTGGAGGATGCGGCACACGCTATCCCTACCACTCATCGTGGCAGGCTCATTGGTTCATTGCCAAGTGATGTAACGGTCTTCAGTTTTTATGCCACCAAACCGCTTGCTACGGGTGAAGGGGGAATGGTCGTGACTCGAAACCCCGATATCGCAAAGCGCTGCCGTGTTATGCGTCTGCACGGCATAGATCGTGATGCATTCGACCGGTATACATCCAAGCGACCCTCGTGGTATTACGAGGTCGTCGCTCCGGGGTTCAAGTACAACATGACAGATTTGGCGGCAGCGCTAGGCATTCAGCAGTTGAAGAAGGCTCTCAGATTCCAGAAAAGTCGCGAGCGCATCGCGGCACGATACCTCGAGGCATTTTCTGAACTTCCCCTCCGTCTCCCCCCTCTTCCCACCAATGGCGATATGCACTCCTGGCACTTGTTTCCCGTGCAACTTGATGACTCGGCTCTGGTTGATAGAGATGAATTCATCGCGCGCATGGCTGAGCATGCAATCGGCTGCAGTGTCCATTACCGGCCCCTTCACCTTCATCCCTATTGGCGCGATACCTATTCTCTAAAGCCAGAGCAATTCCCTTGCGCTACGCGCATCTGTGAACGCTTGGTGAGTCTGCCAATCTACTCCAGGATGACCGAAGAGGATCAGAGCCGAGTGATCGGATCTGTCCGCGAGATTCTTTCATGA
- the wecB gene encoding UDP-N-acetylglucosamine 2-epimerase (non-hydrolyzing) → MTKATKIVTIVGARPQFVKAAVVSQALKRPGVFEEIIVHTGQHYDENLSDIFFAELGIPDPAYHLGVGSGTHAVQTAKMLEAIEGLLIRENPQIVLIYGDTNSTLAGALAAAKLRIPVAHVEAGLRSQNRDMPEEINRIVADHLSAILFAPTTGAVEQLQKEGISPTNICLVGDVMYDAALTYGSRSDAVSGVIETLSLKRSEYVLCTVHRAENTDDESRLRAIIDVLNKVARELPVILPLHPRTLSALKRIGLDGSVGEGIRLLSPLGYLDMIAVQKNAAIIITDSGGVQKEAFFYRVPCVTLRNETEWQELVDLGWNRLANLNDVAGSVRTILESIGRSGIQDVQPYGRGDAADKIVRILSQRISSRVCVSK, encoded by the coding sequence ATGACTAAAGCTACTAAGATCGTGACAATCGTTGGCGCTCGTCCTCAGTTTGTAAAGGCTGCGGTGGTCTCACAGGCTCTCAAACGCCCTGGTGTGTTCGAGGAAATCATTGTTCATACTGGTCAGCACTACGACGAGAACCTATCCGACATTTTCTTTGCGGAGCTCGGGATACCAGATCCTGCCTATCATTTGGGGGTGGGCTCTGGCACTCACGCGGTCCAAACCGCAAAGATGCTCGAAGCCATTGAAGGTTTGTTAATACGAGAGAATCCACAGATCGTTCTTATTTATGGAGACACAAATTCGACACTCGCAGGAGCCTTGGCTGCCGCTAAGCTCCGGATCCCCGTAGCGCATGTGGAGGCCGGCCTTCGCTCGCAAAATCGCGATATGCCCGAAGAAATCAACCGCATCGTAGCTGATCATTTATCAGCCATTCTATTTGCGCCTACAACGGGAGCGGTCGAACAACTTCAAAAGGAAGGTATATCGCCGACGAATATCTGCCTCGTAGGCGATGTCATGTACGATGCGGCTTTAACTTACGGAAGCAGATCCGATGCAGTCAGCGGAGTTATCGAAACGTTATCTCTAAAAAGGTCTGAATACGTACTCTGTACGGTGCACCGCGCAGAGAACACCGACGATGAATCGCGTCTTCGAGCAATTATCGACGTGCTAAATAAGGTGGCGAGGGAGCTTCCTGTGATTCTTCCTCTTCATCCGCGCACATTGAGTGCTTTGAAACGTATCGGATTAGACGGTTCCGTTGGGGAAGGAATCCGTCTCCTTTCTCCTTTGGGATACCTCGATATGATCGCTGTTCAAAAGAATGCGGCGATCATTATTACCGATTCTGGCGGCGTACAAAAGGAAGCCTTTTTCTATCGTGTCCCGTGCGTTACTTTGCGCAATGAGACGGAGTGGCAGGAACTAGTTGACCTGGGTTGGAATCGGCTGGCGAATCTTAATGATGTTGCGGGATCAGTCCGCACCATCCTCGAGTCCATCGGTCGATCTGGAATCCAGGATGTTCAACCCTATGGGCGGGGAGACGCTGCCGACAAGATAGTCAGGATACTCTCGCAGAGAATTAGCAGTCGAGTCTGCGTATCTAAGTGA
- a CDS encoding glycosyltransferase family 4 protein codes for MNLDSENAVSARNLKMLRSQLQARANYTMNILLINHYAGSPRHGMEYRPFYMSREWVRLGHHVTIIASSFSHVRTHQPSVNSWKTEEVLEGINYIWLKAPQYTGNGARRILNMLVFVLQLLRLRGRIRRREKPDVVIASSTYPLDIFPAFLLARGSKCRLVFEVHDLWPLSPMKLGGFSKWHPFIMAMQFAEDFAYRRADTVVSMLPCARPYMKSRGLDEQNFVYVPNGVLICDEEPTGVDSENPYVLALRKLREEGRFLILYAGAHGVANALDSFLDAAQLLSDCPVTFVLIGQGPEKENLQRKCASLNLSNVAFLSSITRASIIEVLREADVLYISLQRNPLFRFGISPNKLFDYMLAGRPIIQAIDAGNDIVGESGCGLTIAPEDPQALVCAIQHFMAMGEMERQSLGENGRSYVRSRHDYRKLAELFPLAANSIRPLAFRG; via the coding sequence TTGAATCTCGACAGCGAGAACGCAGTGTCGGCCCGCAATCTGAAAATGCTACGGTCTCAGTTACAAGCAAGGGCTAACTACACGATGAATATTTTACTAATCAATCACTATGCTGGCTCTCCTCGACACGGCATGGAATACCGGCCGTTCTATATGTCGCGGGAATGGGTAAGGCTGGGACACCATGTTACGATCATTGCATCTTCATTCTCCCATGTTCGAACGCATCAGCCCAGTGTGAACTCCTGGAAGACTGAGGAGGTTCTTGAGGGAATCAATTATATTTGGCTCAAAGCGCCTCAATATACTGGAAACGGCGCACGCCGCATTCTCAACATGCTCGTCTTTGTTCTGCAACTTTTGCGATTGCGAGGACGAATCCGCCGGCGCGAAAAACCCGATGTAGTAATTGCCTCTTCCACCTACCCGCTCGACATCTTCCCGGCGTTCCTCCTTGCCCGCGGCTCAAAGTGCCGGCTTGTGTTTGAGGTTCACGATCTGTGGCCGTTGAGTCCGATGAAACTCGGTGGATTTTCAAAATGGCACCCTTTCATTATGGCGATGCAGTTTGCGGAAGATTTTGCGTATCGCAGAGCAGACACGGTCGTATCCATGTTGCCCTGCGCCCGTCCGTATATGAAGTCGCGAGGCCTTGATGAGCAGAACTTTGTCTACGTACCTAATGGAGTATTGATCTGTGATGAAGAGCCAACTGGCGTGGATTCGGAAAATCCTTACGTACTCGCGCTTAGGAAATTGCGAGAAGAAGGTCGCTTCTTGATTCTTTATGCCGGCGCTCATGGCGTGGCAAACGCACTCGACTCGTTCCTTGATGCAGCTCAACTTCTATCAGATTGTCCGGTGACGTTTGTGCTCATAGGTCAGGGACCGGAAAAAGAGAATCTTCAGAGAAAATGCGCCAGTCTCAATCTGTCGAACGTCGCGTTTCTCTCGAGCATAACGCGCGCTAGCATCATTGAAGTTCTGCGCGAGGCTGATGTTTTGTACATATCCCTACAGCGAAACCCGCTGTTTCGGTTTGGCATTAGTCCCAATAAGCTTTTCGACTATATGCTCGCGGGACGGCCGATCATTCAGGCAATCGACGCCGGCAATGACATCGTAGGCGAAAGCGGATGCGGCCTGACCATTGCTCCAGAAGATCCACAAGCCCTGGTCTGCGCGATCCAACATTTCATGGCTATGGGTGAAATGGAACGCCAAAGCCTCGGAGAGAACGGACGGAGCTATGTAAGGAGTCGTCACGACTACCGGAAACTCGCCGAACTATTTCCGCTCGCAGCCAATTCGATCAGGCCGCTTGCCTTCCGCGGATAA
- a CDS encoding glycosyltransferase translates to MRPSVLYITANWPFRSGSEVFFVPELKALRNAGIELRIVPRDVPRLQVMHDVPDGLVPCIHSEPLFSARVLWTALVETIRNPLRLSRTLGMLFSSLDLHLLLNLAVIPKALWLSRFSRRHGVTHLHAQWGGTTATMAMIASCMTDIPWSVTYHRNDIERANLLALKVRNASFVRFISEAGLAMAKKNTGLSHIDKARVIHLGIEIPPPQPIQERSRLTIPVICCAASLIPLKGHTVLLDALARVKLRNPDFQLLIAGDGELRGALETRCRELGLSESVRFLGNVSRTQLLSGYSKNEVDIFVLASYVEGIPVSAMEASAYGIPSIVSDVGGVKELLGNGAGILVPPGDTVALAEALECLMIDPEVRHKFGSSARERVEQDFNARRTVGRFLELVMKHSLESRQRERSVGPQSENATVSVTSKG, encoded by the coding sequence TTGCGACCAAGTGTTTTGTACATTACAGCGAATTGGCCCTTCCGCTCCGGAAGCGAGGTCTTCTTTGTCCCCGAACTCAAGGCGTTGCGTAATGCGGGTATCGAACTGCGAATCGTGCCGAGGGATGTGCCCCGCCTCCAGGTGATGCATGACGTACCGGACGGCCTGGTGCCCTGTATTCACAGCGAGCCTCTATTTTCGGCCCGTGTCCTATGGACTGCATTGGTTGAGACTATACGCAATCCGCTCCGACTGAGCCGGACTCTTGGGATGTTGTTTTCCTCCCTGGATCTTCATCTGCTTCTAAACCTCGCAGTGATCCCTAAGGCTCTGTGGCTTTCGAGATTTTCTCGGCGACATGGTGTAACGCACCTGCATGCACAATGGGGTGGCACCACGGCCACCATGGCCATGATTGCCTCTTGCATGACCGATATCCCGTGGAGCGTTACGTATCACCGAAATGACATTGAACGCGCGAACCTACTCGCTTTGAAGGTGCGGAATGCATCCTTTGTACGCTTCATTTCAGAGGCTGGATTGGCGATGGCCAAGAAGAACACCGGTCTGTCCCATATCGACAAAGCCCGCGTAATTCACCTCGGCATAGAAATACCACCCCCACAGCCGATTCAAGAGCGTTCCAGGCTAACGATTCCAGTGATCTGCTGTGCTGCTAGTCTCATTCCTCTCAAGGGACACACAGTCCTTCTCGATGCGCTCGCCCGTGTAAAGTTGCGTAATCCGGATTTCCAGCTACTTATAGCTGGCGACGGAGAGTTGAGGGGCGCCTTGGAGACTCGGTGCAGAGAATTGGGTCTATCTGAATCGGTTCGTTTCCTTGGCAATGTAAGTCGTACTCAGTTGCTTTCGGGATACTCCAAGAATGAGGTAGATATCTTCGTGCTTGCAAGCTACGTAGAAGGAATACCAGTCTCCGCGATGGAGGCATCCGCCTATGGGATTCCGTCTATTGTCAGCGACGTGGGTGGTGTTAAGGAGTTATTGGGTAATGGAGCAGGCATTCTCGTTCCTCCCGGCGATACCGTCGCGCTGGCCGAAGCTCTTGAATGTCTGATGATTGATCCCGAAGTGCGCCACAAGTTCGGAAGTTCGGCGCGAGAGCGCGTTGAACAGGATTTTAATGCACGGCGAACGGTAGGCCGATTCTTAGAGTTGGTGATGAAACACAGCCTTGAATCTCGACAGCGAGAACGCAGTGTCGGCCCGCAATCTGAAAATGCTACGGTCTCAGTTACAAGCAAGGGCTAA
- a CDS encoding glycosyltransferase, which produces MVQVVPTLNCGGAERVCVEVARGLDRSRFEVTVLTLEPLADTRLERDLQNSGVKIHALDKRPGPDARMYPRSFRALGHYRPDILHTHLYVLPYIAPAEWLYKVPSLHTIHNLAEKDATGFVRVANSLAFRMGTIPVGISPRVAESVHRLYHSRRIPLIPNGIDVKPFRGAQDVRARWRSRNGYSQQDFLIASVGRLDPQKNYSQLISACAELRRGHRSVKLIIAGEGQCRNDLQKIIDEFALDDTVRLAGERSDVVDMLLASDLYISTSLWEGNPLSVMEAMAAGLAVIASSVGGIPDLIDDGINGILIPCLDHKILLRSVGEVINSADLRRRLGEAAREKAFDRMDVSGMICAYGKLYEELAVARSI; this is translated from the coding sequence GTGGTTCAGGTGGTTCCAACGCTCAATTGTGGTGGTGCCGAACGAGTTTGTGTCGAGGTCGCCCGCGGTCTCGACCGTTCACGCTTCGAAGTCACAGTGCTGACCTTGGAACCACTGGCTGACACTCGCCTTGAGCGCGACCTCCAGAACTCAGGAGTAAAAATCCATGCTTTAGATAAGCGTCCTGGGCCGGACGCTCGAATGTATCCGCGCTCTTTCCGCGCTCTAGGACACTATCGACCCGACATTCTGCATACGCATCTCTATGTTTTGCCTTATATTGCACCGGCTGAATGGTTGTATAAAGTTCCTTCCTTACACACGATCCATAACCTCGCCGAGAAGGACGCGACTGGGTTTGTTCGCGTGGCTAATTCACTCGCGTTTCGTATGGGCACCATTCCAGTCGGAATTTCGCCGCGAGTGGCAGAGAGTGTTCATCGCCTCTATCATTCGAGAAGGATTCCATTGATTCCAAATGGTATCGACGTAAAACCCTTTCGCGGGGCGCAAGACGTCAGAGCGCGCTGGCGATCAAGAAATGGATATTCGCAACAGGATTTTCTCATTGCATCCGTGGGTAGGCTTGATCCGCAAAAGAACTATTCCCAACTCATATCTGCGTGCGCAGAGCTGAGAAGAGGACACAGAAGTGTGAAGCTGATCATTGCCGGCGAAGGTCAATGTCGAAATGACCTCCAGAAAATAATCGATGAGTTCGCACTGGATGACACCGTGCGCTTGGCAGGGGAACGCTCAGATGTCGTCGACATGCTGCTCGCGTCCGACCTGTACATCTCGACATCTCTCTGGGAAGGCAATCCATTGAGTGTGATGGAGGCCATGGCGGCGGGGCTTGCAGTGATTGCATCGTCGGTCGGGGGAATTCCGGACCTAATTGACGACGGTATCAACGGAATACTTATTCCCTGCCTGGACCATAAGATCCTGCTGCGTTCCGTCGGCGAGGTTATCAACTCCGCTGATTTGCGGCGCCGACTTGGTGAGGCTGCTCGTGAGAAAGCGTTTGATCGGATGGATGTAAGTGGAATGATCTGCGCCTATGGAAAACTCTATGAGGAACTTGCAGTAGCGCGGTCTATTTGA
- a CDS encoding oligosaccharide flippase family protein — protein MIRRNIVANAIARGWSAASAYLFIPIYLRFLGIEAYGLVGFYATLVAVLAFADMGFTATLSREMARLSVRKETAAEMGTMLRTYEVLYLCISGAVAVIMWFSGPLIAQHWLHSKTLPISEVTRAIQLMGVAIAFQLPAGLYTGGLIGLQRQVLSSGLLIVWGASRGFGSILVLWLCAPTIIAFSTWQLISNILCCALIRWVLWRVVMRVSGTTGSHFDWAMLRRTWRYAIGMAGSAVLLTLLTQADKAAVSKLLTLDILGYYSIAGALGAAPSMLTAAIAVAIFPRLAGLAETGDQDNFQRVYHRACQLVIVLAVSGGLTLAVYAPQFIRDWTGSAITAQRAGLTASLLVIGQLMQVIMVVPSYLPLAYGNVRLNLQLGICSIVIVIPLLIVLIERYGIVGAGIAWVIMNYSVVLPYTLIAHRRFLPGHFQRWLSRDIALPLVSAGVGLTLWRWLVPIPDSRLVSLAIIALAWCVSAGCAACVSSELRTILRPQFRWSLGNVSPLSNR, from the coding sequence ATGATACGACGCAATATCGTCGCCAATGCGATAGCCCGTGGCTGGAGTGCTGCCTCGGCTTATCTCTTTATACCGATCTATCTGCGGTTCCTGGGCATTGAAGCCTATGGGCTGGTGGGATTCTACGCGACATTGGTGGCGGTCCTCGCCTTCGCGGACATGGGATTCACGGCCACTCTCAGCCGGGAAATGGCACGACTTTCCGTTCGTAAAGAAACTGCTGCGGAAATGGGAACCATGCTGCGGACTTACGAGGTGCTCTATTTGTGCATCTCGGGAGCGGTAGCGGTGATCATGTGGTTTTCCGGCCCGTTGATTGCGCAACATTGGCTTCATTCCAAGACCCTGCCGATTTCAGAGGTAACGCGGGCAATTCAGCTTATGGGTGTGGCCATCGCGTTTCAGTTGCCCGCTGGCCTCTACACCGGCGGCTTAATCGGATTGCAGCGTCAGGTTTTGTCAAGCGGCTTGTTAATCGTTTGGGGGGCGTCACGAGGATTTGGATCGATACTCGTCCTCTGGCTTTGCGCACCCACAATCATCGCCTTTTCCACGTGGCAACTGATTTCCAATATTCTGTGCTGCGCTCTTATTCGCTGGGTTCTTTGGCGAGTTGTTATGCGCGTCAGCGGCACGACCGGAAGCCATTTCGATTGGGCTATGCTTCGACGGACATGGCGGTACGCGATCGGTATGGCTGGCTCCGCAGTTCTTTTAACGCTCCTCACCCAGGCGGATAAAGCTGCCGTCAGCAAGTTGCTCACGCTCGACATTCTTGGCTACTACAGCATCGCGGGAGCCTTGGGCGCTGCTCCCAGCATGCTGACCGCAGCCATTGCTGTCGCTATCTTTCCGCGCTTGGCGGGGTTGGCAGAAACCGGCGATCAAGATAACTTCCAACGGGTTTATCACCGCGCTTGCCAATTGGTCATAGTCCTGGCGGTTTCTGGAGGTCTGACCCTGGCGGTATACGCGCCGCAGTTCATTCGCGATTGGACTGGCTCGGCCATTACGGCGCAACGCGCAGGATTGACTGCATCTCTCCTGGTCATCGGGCAGTTGATGCAGGTCATCATGGTTGTTCCATCTTACCTTCCTCTAGCATATGGAAATGTTCGCTTGAACCTGCAACTTGGAATCTGCTCGATTGTGATTGTCATCCCATTGTTGATTGTTCTCATCGAGCGATATGGGATCGTGGGAGCGGGAATTGCGTGGGTGATTATGAACTACAGCGTGGTTTTGCCCTATACGCTTATAGCGCATCGTCGCTTTCTGCCAGGCCACTTTCAGAGGTGGCTATCCAGAGATATCGCATTGCCGCTCGTGAGTGCGGGCGTCGGATTAACCCTTTGGCGCTGGCTCGTTCCCATCCCGGATTCCCGCCTTGTGTCTTTGGCGATCATCGCCTTGGCTTGGTGCGTCTCAGCAGGATGTGCTGCATGTGTAAGTTCTGAGCTGCGCACGATATTGCGGCCGCAGTTCCGTTGGTCGCTTGGGAATGTTAGTCCTCTGTCTAATCGCTAG
- a CDS encoding DegT/DnrJ/EryC1/StrS family aminotransferase has product MKVPLLDLKGQFGTLRNEILSAVTEVLESQICIGGPKVADLEKEIAAISDCKFSVGVSSGTDALLCSLMAIGIGSGDEVITTPFTFFATAGCISRLGAKPVFVDIDPQTYNIDPQLIESAITERTRAIIPVHLYGQMCDMDPIMEIANRHGLFVIEDAAQSITATYKGRKAGSIGTVGCFSFFPSKNLGAAGDAGMIVTNDPALAERMALMRSHGSKPKYYHKFVGGNFRLDPIQAAILLVKLPHLNQWSEARRCHARYYDEQLAGLPLETPFVDPTCYTIYNQYVVRVSKRDELVAHLRALGIGTEIYYPLPMSRQECFQPVVPCSTEWPQADRASSEVLALPIYPELTREMQDYVITSIRSFFGGDSTNARLEAAQSQLV; this is encoded by the coding sequence ATGAAAGTTCCATTGCTCGATCTTAAAGGACAATTCGGCACGCTCCGTAATGAAATTCTCTCTGCTGTCACTGAGGTTCTTGAGTCGCAAATCTGTATCGGCGGCCCGAAGGTTGCCGATCTTGAGAAGGAGATCGCTGCGATTAGTGACTGCAAGTTCAGTGTTGGTGTTTCCAGTGGCACAGATGCATTGCTGTGCAGTTTGATGGCGATAGGCATCGGGTCCGGTGACGAAGTCATTACCACACCCTTCACATTTTTTGCCACTGCAGGCTGCATCTCTCGCCTCGGTGCGAAGCCTGTGTTCGTGGATATCGATCCACAAACCTACAACATCGATCCCCAGCTTATTGAATCAGCGATTACCGAGCGAACTCGAGCCATCATTCCTGTGCACCTGTATGGTCAGATGTGCGACATGGATCCGATTATGGAAATCGCAAACCGGCATGGCTTGTTTGTGATCGAGGATGCAGCGCAGTCCATTACGGCGACGTACAAGGGCCGAAAGGCCGGTAGCATTGGCACCGTCGGTTGCTTCAGCTTTTTCCCCAGCAAGAATCTCGGCGCCGCTGGCGATGCTGGAATGATTGTCACGAATGACCCAGCATTGGCCGAGCGCATGGCGCTCATGCGAAGCCACGGATCAAAACCGAAGTACTACCATAAATTTGTTGGGGGAAACTTTCGCCTGGATCCGATCCAGGCCGCAATTCTTCTCGTGAAGCTTCCTCATCTCAACCAATGGTCGGAAGCTAGACGTTGCCATGCGCGCTATTACGATGAGCAATTGGCCGGTCTTCCTCTCGAAACCCCCTTTGTTGATCCCACCTGCTATACGATCTACAACCAGTACGTTGTGCGCGTGTCGAAGCGCGATGAACTGGTCGCTCATCTTCGAGCACTTGGCATTGGAACAGAGATCTATTATCCGCTGCCAATGTCCCGGCAGGAGTGCTTCCAGCCCGTCGTCCCTTGCTCCACCGAGTGGCCGCAAGCCGATCGTGCGAGCTCAGAGGTATTGGCTCTTCCGATCTATCCGGAACTCACACGGGAAATGCAGGACTACGTGATCACCTCCATACGATCGTTCTTCGGCGGAGACTCGACGAATGCACGGCTCGAGGCGGCTCAATCCCAGCTTGTGTAG
- a CDS encoding Gfo/Idh/MocA family oxidoreductase, with the protein MTPNIGVVGGGYWGKNLVRNFSELGALRTVCDGSPVVEANIRAKYPDVRFCRDYAEVLDDINIEGVVLATPAVLHFKMAQQALLAGKDVFVEKPLALNVAEGEELLELARENGRKLMIGHILQYHPAVRKLKELIDSGKLGRVEYIYSNRLNMGKIRSEENILWSFAPHDISVMLGLFGEEPESVTCEGGSYLNQDVADVTLSQFTFANGVRAHIFVSWLHPFKEQRLVVVGSEKMAVFDDTASEKLVLYSHRVEWKERVPTAVKAEGESVAIDSAEPLKLECKEFLDCISSRRDALTDGMEGLRVLRVLNACQQSLDGHKSIVLRTSAEPQKKKYFVHPTAVIDEPCEIGHGTKIWHYSHVLKGAKIGAGCIFGQNCQIAENVLVGDNVKVQNNVSIYAGTTIEDDVFLGPSCVLTNVTNPRSQVNRHALYEQTIIRRGSTVGANATIVCGIELGRYSFIGAGAVVARSVPDYALMVGNPARQIGWMSRHGHRLAHPDSKGIMLCPESGLRYKEVAPGIMRCLDLDENSPLPEGLRTGTLTYDEFKSKIAVQESVL; encoded by the coding sequence ATGACGCCAAATATCGGGGTTGTGGGGGGCGGATACTGGGGCAAGAACCTGGTCCGCAATTTTTCCGAACTCGGGGCCTTACGCACGGTCTGCGATGGAAGCCCGGTGGTTGAGGCAAACATCAGGGCGAAGTACCCGGATGTAAGGTTCTGCCGCGACTACGCCGAGGTTCTCGACGACATAAATATTGAGGGCGTGGTGTTAGCCACTCCCGCAGTACTCCATTTCAAAATGGCGCAACAAGCTCTTTTGGCCGGCAAGGATGTTTTCGTTGAGAAGCCGCTGGCGCTCAACGTGGCGGAGGGCGAAGAGCTGCTTGAACTAGCTCGGGAAAACGGCCGCAAGCTGATGATCGGCCATATCCTTCAATATCATCCCGCCGTTCGAAAATTGAAAGAACTCATCGATAGTGGGAAGCTTGGCCGCGTCGAGTACATTTACTCAAATCGCCTCAACATGGGTAAGATCCGCTCGGAAGAGAATATCTTGTGGAGCTTCGCACCTCACGATATAAGCGTGATGCTGGGTCTCTTCGGAGAGGAGCCGGAATCGGTGACGTGCGAGGGCGGTTCCTACCTTAATCAGGATGTCGCTGACGTCACTCTGAGCCAGTTCACGTTTGCCAATGGCGTACGCGCGCACATCTTTGTCAGTTGGCTGCATCCGTTTAAAGAGCAGCGACTCGTAGTCGTCGGATCTGAAAAGATGGCGGTATTCGATGATACCGCTTCAGAAAAGCTCGTGCTCTACTCGCACCGAGTCGAGTGGAAAGAACGGGTGCCGACGGCTGTCAAGGCGGAAGGTGAATCGGTCGCCATAGATTCAGCCGAGCCGTTGAAGCTCGAGTGCAAGGAGTTTCTCGATTGCATTTCCTCCCGCCGCGATGCGCTGACTGACGGCATGGAAGGCTTGCGCGTCCTGCGCGTACTGAACGCATGCCAGCAATCCCTGGATGGACATAAATCTATTGTCCTGCGAACGTCGGCCGAGCCACAAAAGAAGAAATACTTTGTGCACCCGACCGCAGTCATCGACGAGCCATGCGAGATCGGACATGGAACCAAAATCTGGCATTATTCTCACGTTCTCAAGGGGGCCAAAATTGGTGCCGGCTGCATCTTCGGTCAGAATTGCCAGATCGCCGAGAACGTCTTGGTCGGCGACAACGTAAAAGTGCAGAACAATGTTTCTATCTATGCGGGAACAACCATTGAAGATGATGTCTTCCTCGGACCTTCCTGCGTGCTCACCAACGTTACTAATCCTCGTTCGCAGGTTAATCGTCACGCTCTGTATGAGCAAACGATAATCCGCCGCGGCTCTACTGTCGGCGCAAATGCAACCATCGTTTGCGGAATCGAACTGGGTCGGTACAGCTTCATCGGCGCAGGCGCAGTGGTGGCAAGATCCGTACCCGACTACGCTCTAATGGTTGGCAATCCAGCCCGGCAGATTGGTTGGATGAGCCGCCATGGCCATCGCCTCGCCCACCCTGACTCGAAGGGCATCATGCTTTGCCCAGAGAGCGGATTGCGTTACAAGGAGGTCGCTCCGGGGATCATGCGCTGCCTCGATCTCGACGAGAACTCTCCGTTGCCTGAGGGCCTTCGGACCGGAACCCTCACATACGATGAATTCAAATCCAAAATAGCTGTTCAGGAAAGCGTCTTATGA